One stretch of Candidatus Baltobacteraceae bacterium DNA includes these proteins:
- a CDS encoding tripartite tricarboxylate transporter TctB family protein, which translates to MILCCAAYLYFLAQRFQFELVPGRVGPDAWPKIVLGLLLVTCVWQLGRILIVGAAPAASADDELPLSDGGGDYTHLALLAIGVTVVYAYVLPALGFFVATVLYMGAIAYVSRFRQVVPLLATSIIAPLVLMFVFMKIVYVALPLGAGPFKALTLALLKMLGVH; encoded by the coding sequence GTGATCTTATGCTGCGCCGCCTATTTGTATTTTCTCGCGCAGCGTTTTCAGTTCGAGCTAGTGCCAGGGCGCGTCGGTCCCGACGCGTGGCCGAAGATCGTACTCGGCCTGCTGCTCGTGACGTGCGTCTGGCAGCTGGGAAGAATACTGATCGTCGGCGCCGCGCCGGCAGCCTCGGCTGACGATGAGCTTCCGCTCTCGGATGGCGGGGGCGATTACACGCACCTCGCGTTGCTTGCCATCGGCGTGACGGTCGTCTACGCGTACGTTCTGCCGGCTCTCGGATTTTTCGTTGCGACGGTGCTCTACATGGGCGCCATCGCCTACGTTAGCCGCTTTCGTCAAGTGGTGCCGCTTCTTGCAACGAGCATCATCGCGCCGCTCGTGCTGATGTTCGTCTTCATGAAGATCGTTTACGTCGCGCTGCCGCTCGGTGCCGGCCCGTTCAAAGCGCTCACGCTCGCGCTGCTCAAGATGCTCGGAGTGCACTGA
- a CDS encoding tripartite tricarboxylate transporter permease, which produces MDVLNSLGSGLLHVFSLGDFSMLLLGLLIGMAVSIMPGLGLVMGVVLALPFTYRMPIEPAIILLTAIYVSGTYAGCFTAILYRIPGEPMDVPLLWDGYSMTQRGEAAKALGWALVAALTGGLISSAVMVALAVPFSNAALKFGPPEYFAAVFFGFTSIAALAGKSFVNAFISLLIGLWIATIGVDQTYSAQRFTFGMPVLMGGLPYVVILVGMYGLGELISRVGRGLPKIEKPPDDVAVGTSFPSLREMWSIRSTFIRSSILGTILGIVPGAGATITSFISYGIEKQYGKRRDQLGKGVPEGIVAPQIGSTASVAGHMIPLLTLGLPGSGATAVILGAFLLHGVQPGPLLFTQPDSKIVVYSILASLFVGVIGMCVMGFVWIKVVVKVLKIPQPLLVAIVMVFCIVGAYADRNSMNDVWIIVVFGVLGFLFERFRFPIAPMVLGVILGPLAESSFIQTMVSYNNDWTIFLRHPISGTLIGLSIVALAYPLVREILGRKPKPILLGGES; this is translated from the coding sequence ATGGACGTGCTCAACAGTCTCGGCTCCGGCCTCCTGCATGTCTTCTCGCTCGGAGACTTTTCGATGTTGTTGCTCGGTCTCTTGATCGGGATGGCCGTCTCGATTATGCCGGGCTTGGGTCTCGTCATGGGCGTGGTGTTGGCGCTGCCGTTTACGTACCGCATGCCGATCGAGCCGGCGATCATCTTGCTGACGGCGATCTACGTTTCCGGAACGTACGCCGGATGCTTCACCGCGATCTTGTACCGGATTCCCGGCGAACCGATGGACGTTCCGCTGCTGTGGGACGGCTACAGCATGACGCAGCGCGGGGAAGCTGCAAAGGCTCTTGGTTGGGCGCTCGTCGCCGCACTCACCGGCGGTCTGATCTCATCAGCGGTGATGGTTGCGCTCGCGGTACCGTTTAGCAACGCGGCGCTCAAATTCGGACCGCCCGAATATTTTGCGGCAGTGTTCTTCGGATTTACATCGATCGCTGCGCTGGCCGGAAAATCGTTCGTCAATGCCTTCATCAGCTTGCTGATTGGACTCTGGATCGCAACGATCGGCGTCGATCAGACGTACAGTGCGCAGCGCTTCACGTTCGGCATGCCGGTTCTGATGGGCGGTTTGCCGTACGTCGTGATCCTGGTCGGCATGTACGGTCTCGGCGAGCTCATCAGCCGCGTCGGCCGGGGTCTTCCGAAGATCGAAAAACCGCCGGACGACGTCGCCGTCGGTACGTCGTTCCCGTCGCTGCGTGAAATGTGGTCGATCCGCTCGACCTTCATTCGCAGCAGCATCTTGGGCACGATTCTCGGGATCGTTCCGGGCGCCGGCGCGACCATCACGTCGTTCATCTCGTACGGCATAGAAAAGCAGTACGGCAAGCGCCGCGATCAGTTGGGCAAGGGCGTCCCCGAAGGGATCGTTGCACCCCAGATCGGTTCGACTGCATCGGTTGCCGGTCACATGATCCCACTCTTGACGCTGGGATTACCCGGCAGCGGTGCGACGGCGGTCATCCTCGGCGCGTTCTTACTGCATGGCGTGCAGCCGGGACCGCTGCTCTTCACGCAGCCCGATTCGAAGATCGTCGTCTACTCTATCCTCGCCTCGTTGTTCGTCGGCGTCATCGGCATGTGCGTGATGGGCTTCGTCTGGATCAAAGTGGTCGTCAAGGTGCTCAAGATACCGCAGCCGCTCTTGGTCGCGATTGTCATGGTCTTTTGCATCGTCGGCGCTTATGCGGATCGCAACAGCATGAACGACGTCTGGATCATCGTCGTCTTCGGCGTTCTCGGTTTTCTTTTCGAACGATTTCGGTTTCCAATCGCACCGATGGTGTTGGGCGTCATCCTCGGTCCGCTCGCAGAGAGCTCGTTCATCCAAACCATGGTGAGCTACAACAATGACTGGACGATTTTTCTGCGGCACCCGATCAGCGGGACGCTGATCGGACTCTCGATCGTCGCACTCGCCTACCCGCTGGTGCGCGAAATTCTGGGGCGCAAACCTAAACCTATTTTGCTGGGAGGGGAATCATGA
- a CDS encoding tripartite tricarboxylate transporter substrate binding protein, with amino-acid sequence MKRTTFTASMLGALGAATVATPQLARAEDAYPSRPITLIVPWGPGGGSDQVGRAVAKNLQDVLKGTSIPVINVPGADGNDGMVRLAGGDADGYTMVIFIADTFVGNITAKTPPAWHLSDITPLAMMNTMPFAYYLSKDSPYKDWASFEKAAKTTQMRVAITGYGSAEDIGTKYFANKGGLKLTQVAFAKPGERYAALLGNQVEVMCDPIGNVSHYVESGQMKPICVWAEKRLGVVPYCPTAHEVGYKVVLEEWRTIAVKAGTDPKNVAFLDRALASAYKTADFQAFLKSSWSDPDSYVAAKDLPAFFAARRKDVDTLIAATH; translated from the coding sequence ATGAAACGAACCACATTCACCGCGAGCATGCTCGGTGCGCTCGGCGCAGCGACGGTCGCTACGCCGCAGTTGGCGCGTGCAGAAGATGCGTATCCAAGCCGTCCGATCACGTTGATTGTTCCATGGGGGCCGGGCGGCGGCTCCGATCAAGTCGGACGCGCGGTTGCCAAGAATCTCCAAGACGTTCTGAAAGGGACCTCGATCCCCGTCATCAACGTCCCCGGCGCCGACGGTAACGACGGGATGGTCAGGTTGGCCGGCGGCGACGCCGACGGCTACACCATGGTCATTTTTATCGCGGACACGTTCGTCGGCAACATAACCGCGAAGACGCCGCCGGCTTGGCACTTGAGCGACATCACACCGCTCGCGATGATGAACACCATGCCGTTTGCATATTATCTTTCGAAGGACAGCCCATACAAGGATTGGGCCTCATTCGAGAAAGCCGCGAAGACTACGCAGATGCGCGTCGCCATCACCGGGTACGGAAGCGCGGAGGATATTGGAACCAAGTACTTTGCCAATAAGGGCGGCTTGAAACTTACACAGGTCGCATTTGCGAAACCGGGCGAACGCTATGCGGCGCTGCTCGGAAACCAGGTCGAAGTCATGTGCGATCCGATCGGCAATGTGAGTCATTATGTCGAATCCGGTCAGATGAAGCCAATTTGCGTCTGGGCCGAAAAACGTCTTGGGGTCGTCCCTTACTGCCCGACGGCGCACGAAGTCGGCTACAAGGTCGTCCTGGAAGAATGGCGCACCATCGCCGTCAAGGCGGGCACCGATCCGAAGAACGTGGCGTTTCTCGATCGCGCTTTAGCAAGCGCGTACAAAACCGCGGACTTCCAAGCGTTCTTGAAGTCGTCGTGGTCCGATCCCGACAGCTATGTTGCGGCGAAAGACCTGCCAGCGTTCTTTGCTGCGCGACGCAAGGACGTCGACACACTCATCGCAGCGACACACTGA
- a CDS encoding 4-hydroxythreonine-4-phosphate dehydrogenase PdxA gives MTPTIGVMMGDRHGIGPEITARFLAEPDLDRIGKIVLFGDPAVLEFGQRVANVSKAAVSRFVSKSRPSEGAGEARVSSTAGSEVLDTWKQMIQAAQRGEIDAILYAPVNKEAMHLGGLRENDDLEFFCAQLDFKGYTNWIYVLEPMWMSRITGHASIRDVPDLITKENVLQSIQLLDRTIAPAKKTKPKIAVAGLNPHAGDGGLYGDEEIKSIAPAIADARQLGIDVDGPFPPDSVFVRAQAHSYDGVVTMYHDQGGIAMKLLGFGKGVALMGGLPFPVVTPGHGTAYDIAGRGIAQSLGVKQTFQIACRLAGGSKVSVSLR, from the coding sequence ATGACCCCGACGATCGGCGTGATGATGGGAGATCGACATGGAATCGGTCCCGAAATCACGGCACGTTTTCTCGCAGAACCCGACCTCGATCGGATTGGGAAGATCGTCTTGTTCGGAGATCCCGCCGTACTCGAATTCGGACAGCGGGTCGCAAACGTTTCAAAAGCCGCGGTTTCCCGATTCGTTTCAAAATCGCGGCCTTCCGAAGGCGCCGGTGAGGCACGCGTAAGCTCAACTGCCGGTTCTGAAGTCCTTGACACCTGGAAGCAAATGATTCAAGCCGCGCAGCGCGGCGAGATCGACGCAATTCTCTACGCACCGGTAAACAAAGAGGCGATGCATCTGGGCGGCCTACGCGAAAACGACGATCTGGAGTTTTTCTGCGCCCAACTGGATTTCAAAGGCTATACGAACTGGATCTACGTTCTCGAACCGATGTGGATGTCGCGCATCACAGGTCACGCTTCGATTCGTGACGTGCCTGACCTGATCACCAAAGAAAATGTGCTGCAATCGATCCAACTCCTCGATCGGACCATTGCCCCCGCGAAAAAGACGAAGCCGAAAATCGCGGTAGCCGGATTGAATCCGCACGCCGGTGACGGCGGCCTCTACGGCGACGAAGAAATCAAGAGCATTGCTCCGGCGATCGCCGACGCCCGCCAACTCGGCATTGACGTAGACGGTCCGTTCCCGCCTGATTCTGTGTTTGTACGTGCGCAGGCGCATTCGTACGACGGGGTCGTGACGATGTATCACGATCAAGGCGGAATTGCGATGAAGCTCCTTGGGTTTGGGAAGGGAGTCGCCCTCATGGGCGGTCTCCCATTCCCCGTCGTGACTCCCGGTCACGGAACGGCCTACGACATCGCCGGTCGAGGCATCGCGCAGTCGCTCGGCGTGAAGCAGACGTTCCAGATCGCTTGCCGCCTTGCCGGCGGCTCGAAGGTCAGTGTGTCGCTGCGATGA
- a CDS encoding tripartite tricarboxylate transporter substrate binding protein, which produces MNRTSFATSMLGALGAASVAAPRIARAADEFPSRPITLIVPWGPGGGSDQVGRAVAKSLQDVLKGTSVPVINVPGADGNDGMVKLVGSDADGYTMAVFIVDTFVGNMTSKTSAAWHMSDITPLAVMNRQPYTYFVSSTGPYKSWADLEKASKTTQIKIAIDGFGSCEDLLTKFLARRGVKLTVIPFAKPGERYAALLGNQVDLMTEPDGNLRRYIEGGQMRPVMVFDTKRVPQMPGVPTAIEAGYKVAPLFWRSFVVKAGTDPRIVAFLSDAFARVYKSADYQQFMDYTWSAKDSYVSAKDVPAFYRRSQQQIQEIEGA; this is translated from the coding sequence ATGAACCGAACCTCGTTCGCGACAAGCATGCTCGGCGCGCTCGGCGCAGCTTCCGTAGCCGCGCCCCGAATTGCACGCGCAGCAGATGAATTTCCAAGCCGTCCGATCACGCTGATCGTTCCGTGGGGACCCGGCGGCGGCTCCGATCAGGTCGGACGTGCCGTCGCTAAATCTCTGCAAGACGTCCTGAAAGGGACGTCGGTCCCAGTCATCAACGTGCCCGGCGCCGACGGTAACGACGGCATGGTTAAGCTCGTCGGCAGCGACGCCGACGGCTACACGATGGCCGTGTTCATCGTGGACACGTTCGTCGGCAACATGACGTCGAAGACTTCGGCCGCGTGGCATATGAGCGACATCACGCCGCTGGCGGTGATGAATCGTCAGCCGTACACGTATTTCGTATCGTCGACCGGCCCGTACAAGTCGTGGGCGGATCTCGAGAAAGCCTCCAAAACGACGCAGATCAAAATCGCGATCGACGGGTTCGGCAGCTGTGAAGATCTGCTCACGAAATTCTTGGCCCGCAGGGGCGTGAAACTTACGGTGATTCCGTTTGCGAAACCCGGAGAACGCTACGCGGCGCTCCTGGGAAATCAGGTCGATCTGATGACCGAGCCCGACGGCAACCTTCGCCGCTACATCGAGGGCGGACAGATGCGGCCGGTGATGGTGTTCGACACGAAGAGAGTTCCCCAGATGCCGGGCGTACCGACCGCGATCGAGGCCGGCTACAAGGTGGCACCATTGTTCTGGCGCTCCTTCGTGGTAAAGGCGGGGACGGACCCGCGCATCGTTGCGTTCTTATCCGACGCGTTTGCTCGCGTCTATAAATCGGCTGACTATCAGCAATTTATGGATTACACCTGGTCTGCCAAAGACAGCTACGTGTCTGCAAAAGATGTCCCGGCCTTCTACCGGAGATCGCAGCAGCAGATACAAGAAATTGAGGGAGCGTAA